GCAACATACAGATTAAAAATACCTTATTATTTCCTTTTTGTCGTGCATTAATCTCATTAAAGGAGCCTATAAATGGATTGTTGAATTTGAATATTCATTTTTATGGATATGCGCATCACCTAAAAATTTATGGCTCTGCTCAACTACAAAATTTTGATATTAATAAGCCCGATACACCGTTTTTTATAAAAAATGGTCAGCTGTTTATAAGATTTTTTGGGGATCATGCTATATTAAATGGCACAATGAATACTGATAACGGAAGTAAGTTAAATTTAAATGGTGATATTGTTAATTTTAATTTTATTCGTAATATGCATGCATTTTTCAGAATATGGGGAAATCAAGTTTATTTTTGCATATCTCCAAAAATAAAGATGAAAATCTCTCCTAATATTACTTGTATGCTGACTTCAGAAAAAATTCATTTGAGAGGCAATATAGAAATTCCTTGGGCTCATATTGAAGTTAAAGAACGTTCAAAAAATATAGTTAGAGCGTCTTCAGAAGAAATTTTATTAGATGATAATTTTGAACCTATTTTAGATAAATCTAAAAATTTATGTATTTCTATTTATTCCAATGTTACTGTATCTCTTGGTAATGATGTGAATTTTAACGGATTGGGTTTACGCACGAAATTAAAGGGTAACTTAGAAATTGGATATAATAGAAATAATTTACTTTTAACAGGGCATATTGATATGCTTTCTGGTTATTTTCAAGTATATGGACAAAATTTGATGATAAAAAAGGGACACCTACTGTTTTCTGGATCAATAAACCAACCATATCTTGATATTGAAGCAATTTGTAATCCATCTAATATTAGAAATAGCAATATAGTTAGTATACGAATTACTGGTATTTTTGATCAGCCAAAACTAGAAGTTTTTTCTACTTCTTCATTATTTTCTCCACAGGAAATAGTACCTTATTTATTAGGTGACAATAGAAATTTTATACTTTTTAATACGGATGCAAGTGTAATAACATCTTTTTTAATTGGAGCAAGTGTCAAAAATAGTGAGCAATTTATTAACAAGATCGGAAAAATATTTGGTGTACAAGATTTAGCATTAAATACTCAAGATATTATCGGAACCACGCCGTTAGTTGCGATCAGTGGATATATCGCTCCCGGTTTACAAATTAAATATGGAATAAGCATTTTTGATTTATTGACGACAATAACCGTACGTTATTGTTTATGTTCACAATTGTATTTAGAAGCTACATCTGGAAGTAATCAAGCAATTGACTTGTTATATAAATTTAATTTTTAATAATTTTAATTTGCAATCGTCAACGTTTAATTAAAACTGTGTGATAAAAATATAAATATTATGTAATCTTTTTAAAACGTTCAAAAGCCTTTAAAATTTCTGTTTTAGCAGCGTTACTGCTTTCCCAGTTTTTTATTTTAACCCATTTTCCAGAGTCTAAATCTTTATAATTTTTGAAAAAATGATTTATTTGATTACGTAGTAAATTTGGGAGATCATTTATATCTTGTATTAATGAATACTGCTCCGATATTTTGTCGTGAGGTACTGCAATTATTTTAGCATCATTGCCAGATTCATCAACCATGTTGAGCATACCTATAGGGCGGCAATGTATTACGCAACCCGATTGTAAAGGATATGGAGTAGAGACTAACACATCCATTGGATCACCATCCAACGATAAAGTCTGATTGATATAACCGTAATTACAAGGGTAAAACGTAGGTGTTAATAAAAAACGATCAACAAATAGCATTCCTGTTTTTTTATCAATTTCATATTTAATTGGATCAGAGTTAGCTGGAATTTCAATAATAACGTATATATCTTCTGGAATATTTCTTCCAGCCGGAACTTGATTTAAATACATGTACGGTTACCTTATACCTGCAAGTGATTAATTCTGATACATAACAATATGTATTGTTGTTATGTATGTTTTCTGTTTAACATGTTTACAAATAATTATATTATTTTACTTATCGTAATTATAACAATATAATTATACGTTATTAAAATACAGTATTCCATATTATTTGTAGAGAATAATTATAATTTAATATCCTTTATATATCTAATTTTTAAATATTAATTATGTTTGTTATTCTAAAAAATAATAACTAATGAATCCTTTGAATTATATAAGTAGCTAAACTTGCTAGTGCTTTTCGGTAAGGAGAAATAGGTAAAATATTAAGACAAGAAATAGCTTTTTTAATTTCTGTTTCAGCACATTTTCGAGTGTACTCTAATGATCCATATTGATGCATGGTATCTAGAATGATACCTAATAAATGACGATTATTACCTTGTTTAATGGCATGACATATAAGCGATGCTTGTTTTGGGGTGCTATGATGAATAGCATGTAGTAAAGGAAGAGTAAGTTTTCCTTCATTTAAATCATTTCCAATATTTTTTCCAAATATTGTTTCTGGAGCAGAATAATCTAATAAATCATCAATTAATTGAAAAGCGATACCTACATATCGTCCGTAATTACGTAATGCTTTTTCTTGATAAATATCAGCATTAGCTAAAATGGCAGATGCTTGAGAAGCCACTTCAAATAAACGAGCAGTTTTACTATAAATAATTTTCATATAACTATCTATAGTGATAGTTGGATCATTGCAATTTGTTAATTGTAATATTTCTCCTTTTGCAATTATATTAACGGCATCTGCCATCAATGATAATATTCGTAAGGATTCTAATTCTGTCATCATTTGAAAAGCTCGTGTATATATAAAATCACCTACTAATACACTAGCAGCATTTCCAAAAATCATATTAGTAGTTATTTTACCGCGTCTCATATGTGATTTATCTACTACATCATCATGTAATAAAGTGGCAGTATGAATAAATTCTATTAATGTAGCAATAATGACATGTTGTGTTTTTTTATAACGTAACGCTCTTGCAGTTAACAAGGTAATCATTGGTCGAATTCGTTTTCCTCCACTATTAATAATATATTGAACAAGTTCGTTGATTAAAGTAATTTCAGATGCTAATCGAGCGCGAATTTCTGTATTCACATCTATCATATCTTGTTTAGTTAATTTGACGATTTGAGTAATATTCATTGATATTGTTGTAATTATTAAATGTCAGGTAATATGTACGTATTATATATATGAAGTGATATGTATCATATATAGTGATTCCATAAGTAATACATGTGGTAATTTTCATTATTATTATTATTAATAACAATATTTACTATTATGGTTGAGAAACATTCTTTTTTAATGTATAAGACATACATAGAAATAATATCAGATTATAAACAAGAGATGGATCATTATTTATGTATGCAGTTTTTCAAATTGGTAGTAAACAGTATCGTGTTACTGAAGGTCAAATAATTAATGTAGAAAAGATTGGTGTCAATGTTGGTAATCAAGTTGAATTTAATCAAATATTGCTTCTTAAATGTAATGATTGCCTTCAAATAGGATATCCTTTCATAAAAGAGGGAAAAGTGATAGCGGAAATTGTAGAACAAAATGTCAATCGAAAGATAGAGATTATTAAATTTCGTCGTCGTAAACATTTTCGTAAATTTCAAGGACATCGTCAGTGTTTTACAAAAATAAAAATAAAAAGCATAAATAGTTATAATTTAAATAATTAAGAGATAAGGAATAAAAATGGCACATAAAAAAGCCGGGGGTTCTACTCGTAATGGTCGAGATTCACATAGTAAACGTTTAGGAATTAAATGTTTTGGAGGAGAGTTTGTGTCTTCAGGTGCTATTATTGTACGTCAACGCGGTAATACATTTCATCCAGGCAACCATGTAGGCTGTGGAAGAGACTATACTCTTTTTGCTTTAAAATCTGGGAAAGTTTTATTTGAAAAAAAGGGAGTGTCTCGTCGTAGGTTTATTAGTATTATTGCTAACAAATAAAATAAGTGTGATTTTATAGTAATGTTATTTAATATCAAATTGTTGTGATTTGATATCAAATAAATTGGTTAAGACGGAGTTTAATTATATTTTATAGTTAAAAAAGTAGCAGTTGTATTAGTGTTGATGTCTCTGTAATACATGCTTTTAGATCGGTTAAAAATAATCCTAAATATGGATATAAATTTTTTATAGAAAAATAATAACTCATCATAGCGTGTAGATATGGTGAATATAAAATCTGTGACGTGAATAATTTATAATTTATAAGATTAATTAAATATATATTTACATAAATATTTGATTTAGTTGTGCATATACTATTGATTATATTTTATTAGGATTGTAATAATTTTTGTTATTTTTAGATAGTCTATAGTAATAATTTTATTAAATTATAAAAATGATGAATTTACGTCATATAAAATGGAAAAATACTAGAAATATGATTTAATAATATGAAATAAAATTAATTATTTCATAAATTTATTGAATGAGAGGTATATCTACATGCTTCCTAAAATTTAGTCGATGTATATAGAGGTGTATTATGAGATTTATTGATATGACTGATATTACAGTTGTTGCTGGAAATGGAGGGCATGGTTGTGTTAGTTTTCAAAAAACAAGAAAGGGCAGTTCTTTTTTAAAAAAACCTAATGGTAGTAATGGAGGAGACGGAGGTAATGTTTGGTTATTAGCAGATCCTAATGTAAACACTTTAAATTATTTTCATTTTCATCATATTTTTAGAGCTGGGCATGGACAATGTGGACGTAGCCGGGGTTGTACTGGAAAAAAGGGTAAGGATATTTTTGTAAAAGTTCCGTATGGAACTAGAGTGAGTGACAAAAAAACAAATGAATTATTAGGGGAAATAGACAGTCATAAAAAATGGTTAATGGTAGCTAAAGGAGGGCGCCATGGTTTTGGGAATGGACATTTTAAATATGCTCCACGACACAAAAAACTTTGTAGTACACATGGGGGGGCAGGAGAGTTTCAGCACTTGAATTTAGAATTACTTCTGATAGCGGACGTCGGAATACTTGGACTGCCTAATTCTGGAAAATCCAGTTTTATTCGTGTAATATCGTCAGCGAAACCAAAGGTAGCAGATTATCCATTTACTACATTAGTACCATATTTAGGTGTAGTACAGATTAATGATTATGATAGATTTGTTATTGCAGATATTCCTGGTATTATTAAAGGCGCTTCTAATGGCTCAGGATTGGGAATGAGGTTTTTAAAGCATCTAGAACATTGTCAAATATTATTGCATTTTATTGATATTGCACCTTTGGATAATTCTGATCCGTTAGAAAATATTATTACTATTAGACATGAATTAAATAACTATAGTAAAAAATTGACTTACAAACCTTGTTGGTTAATATTTAATAAAATAGATTTATTAGAGAGATATGTAGTAGAAAAAAAGATTGAGTATATCATTAGTTCTTTACAGTGGAAAGGCCGTTATTATTCTATATCTTCGACACATAATACGAATATATCATTGCTGTGTGACAGCATTATGAAGTTTATTATTTATCATGGCCAAAATTAAGAATAAATTCTTATAATATATATGTAAGAGAACGTAGCAAAGTGGTTAGATTAATGTGATTTTATTTATATTTTAAAATAATAAACTGAATATGCTATTGGATTTAAAATTTTTATACCATGGTATTTTTTGTTTTGTTTATATGATGTTTCGTTATAGAGAGTGATGTTCTTGATAAGATTAAATATCTGTGTTAGAGAATACATTTTAATTAAATTATGTTATCTGATTATAATGTAAACATTGTATACAGATAAGAATTTATTTTTTTTAAACATATATAATATGATGAAGGTAAGCCATGAAGTATGTACCAATGACTTTACGTGGAGCTGAAAGATTGAGAAAAGAATTGGATTACTTAAAGAATATTCGTCGTCCAGAAATTATAAAAAATATTTCCGAAGCACGCGAGCATGGTGATTTAAAAGAAAATGCTGAATATAATGCTGCTCGTGAGCAACAGGGTTTTTGTGAAGGACGCATTCAAGAAATAGAGTCTAAGCTTTCTCATGCGCATATTATAGATGTCACAAAATTAATTACTAACAATAGGATAGTTTTTGGAGCTACAGTTAATATTGAAAATTTAGATACAGCACATAGACGAACATATAGTATTGTAGGAGATGATGAGGCAAACCTCAAAGAAAACACGGTTTCTATTAATTCTCCTATTGCTAGAGGTTTAATCGGCCATAAAGCAGGAGATGTTATCGAGATTGACACTCCAACAGGAAAAATAAGATATAAAATAATTCAGATTAAATATTATTGAAATCATATGCTGTAAAAATTATATTTTCTGAAAAAATTTTAAAAAATAGCAATTTTGTAATTAAAAAGTTTAAGTTTTATTTATTATACAATTTATATTAAATTAAATTGTAGTGAAAGTATATGATGTAGTGATTTTGTTATTAAGGTTTTATGTTTTTAGTTGTTGTATGTTTTAGGGTATTTATTAATTTGTATTTCAGATGTATTTTGATCTGTATATTTTTTGTAATACTTAGAGTGATATTTAGATTATATACTAAAGAATTAATTAATTTTTATATAAAAATTTTAATTTTTTATTTAAATAAGATTAAAAATACTAGTTACCTTTATTTTATCAACGTTGTTTATGCAAAAATATTCAAGAAATAAACCTGATATGATAAATAAAAAATGTTCTGTACCTTCTTCAAGGTGGTTGCAAAAATATTGTAAAGACCAATATGTGATAGAAGCACGAAAACTGAAACTGCGATCACGGGCTTGGTTTAAATTAGATGCAATAAATCATATGGATATGTTAATTGCTTCTGGAATGACAGTAATAGATTTAGGATCAGCGCCTGGTGGATGGGCGATGTATGTAAAAAATAGAATAGGTAATACAGGACGCGTTATAGCATGTGATATATTACCTATGCGTAGGATTTCTGGAGTAGATTTTTTACAGGGAGATTGCTCCGATCCTAATGTTTTTAAAACACTGCGTACATGGATAGGACAACAAAAGGTTCATGTTGTTTTATCTGATATGTCTCCTAATATAACCGGCATATCAATAATTGATGTTAATCAATCTATATATCTTGGAAATGTAGCCTTAAATATATGTCGTGATATCTTAATGTATGGGGGAAATTTTCTAGTAAAAATTTTTCAGGGAAAGGGGTGGGATCAATACATGTGTGATGTACATTCTTTATTTAACCTAGTAAAAATCCGTAAACCAGATGCTTCTAGGTCTCATTCTCGTGAAGTCTATATTGTAGCTAAAAAACGTAAATATAATTGACATGTTATATAACATGTCAAAATTATTCAAATTTTGCTGTAATGCAATGTGTGCGAGGTTAATCTTTTGAGTGATATGGCTAAAAACCTAGGTCTCTGGTTGGTTATTGCAGTAGTTTTTATGTCTTTGTTCCAGAGTTTCGGGCCTAGCGACTCAGGTAGTCGTAAATTGGATTATTCTACTTTTATGTATGATTTAAACCAAGATCAAGTTAAAGAAGCTCGTATTAACGGTCGTGAAATTGTTGTTATAAAAAAGGATAGTAATCGTTATACTACTTATATCCCAGTAAATGATCCAAAATTACTTGATATTCTTTTAACTAAAAAAGTAAAAGTTGTTGGAGAGCCTCCAGAAGAACCTAGTTTAATT
This region of Candidatus Blochmannia vicinus genomic DNA includes:
- the ppa gene encoding inorganic diphosphatase, which translates into the protein MYLNQVPAGRNIPEDIYVIIEIPANSDPIKYEIDKKTGMLFVDRFLLTPTFYPCNYGYINQTLSLDGDPMDVLVSTPYPLQSGCVIHCRPIGMLNMVDESGNDAKIIAVPHDKISEQYSLIQDINDLPNLLRNQINHFFKNYKDLDSGKWVKIKNWESSNAAKTEILKAFERFKKIT
- the ispB gene encoding octaprenyl diphosphate synthase — encoded protein: MNITQIVKLTKQDMIDVNTEIRARLASEITLINELVQYIINSGGKRIRPMITLLTARALRYKKTQHVIIATLIEFIHTATLLHDDVVDKSHMRRGKITTNMIFGNAASVLVGDFIYTRAFQMMTELESLRILSLMADAVNIIAKGEILQLTNCNDPTITIDSYMKIIYSKTARLFEVASQASAILANADIYQEKALRNYGRYVGIAFQLIDDLLDYSAPETIFGKNIGNDLNEGKLTLPLLHAIHHSTPKQASLICHAIKQGNNRHLLGIILDTMHQYGSLEYTRKCAETEIKKAISCLNILPISPYRKALASLATYIIQRIH
- the rplU gene encoding 50S ribosomal protein L21 → MYAVFQIGSKQYRVTEGQIINVEKIGVNVGNQVEFNQILLLKCNDCLQIGYPFIKEGKVIAEIVEQNVNRKIEIIKFRRRKHFRKFQGHRQCFTKIKIKSINSYNLNN
- the rpmA gene encoding 50S ribosomal protein L27, translating into MAHKKAGGSTRNGRDSHSKRLGIKCFGGEFVSSGAIIVRQRGNTFHPGNHVGCGRDYTLFALKSGKVLFEKKGVSRRRFISIIANK
- the cgtA gene encoding Obg family GTPase CgtA, which encodes MRFIDMTDITVVAGNGGHGCVSFQKTRKGSSFLKKPNGSNGGDGGNVWLLADPNVNTLNYFHFHHIFRAGHGQCGRSRGCTGKKGKDIFVKVPYGTRVSDKKTNELLGEIDSHKKWLMVAKGGRHGFGNGHFKYAPRHKKLCSTHGGAGEFQHLNLELLLIADVGILGLPNSGKSSFIRVISSAKPKVADYPFTTLVPYLGVVQINDYDRFVIADIPGIIKGASNGSGLGMRFLKHLEHCQILLHFIDIAPLDNSDPLENIITIRHELNNYSKKLTYKPCWLIFNKIDLLERYVVEKKIEYIISSLQWKGRYYSISSTHNTNISLLCDSIMKFIIYHGQN
- the greA gene encoding transcription elongation factor GreA, which produces MKYVPMTLRGAERLRKELDYLKNIRRPEIIKNISEAREHGDLKENAEYNAAREQQGFCEGRIQEIESKLSHAHIIDVTKLITNNRIVFGATVNIENLDTAHRRTYSIVGDDEANLKENTVSINSPIARGLIGHKAGDVIEIDTPTGKIRYKIIQIKYY
- the rlmE gene encoding 23S rRNA (uridine(2552)-2'-O)-methyltransferase RlmE, with protein sequence MINKKCSVPSSRWLQKYCKDQYVIEARKLKLRSRAWFKLDAINHMDMLIASGMTVIDLGSAPGGWAMYVKNRIGNTGRVIACDILPMRRISGVDFLQGDCSDPNVFKTLRTWIGQQKVHVVLSDMSPNITGISIIDVNQSIYLGNVALNICRDILMYGGNFLVKIFQGKGWDQYMCDVHSLFNLVKIRKPDASRSHSREVYIVAKKRKYN